The proteins below are encoded in one region of Podarcis raffonei isolate rPodRaf1 chromosome 8, rPodRaf1.pri, whole genome shotgun sequence:
- the SPSB1 gene encoding SPRY domain-containing SOCS box protein 1, producing MGQKVTGGIKTVDMRDPAYRPLKHELQGLDYCKPARLDLLLDMPAVSYEIQLLHSWNNDDRSLNVFVKEDDKLIFHRHPVAQSTDAIRGKVGYTRGLHVWQITWAMRQRGTHAVVGVATADAPLHSVGYTTLIGNNHESWGWDLGRNRLYHDGKNQPSKTYPAFLEADETFIVPDSFLVVLDMDDGTLSFIVDGQYMGVAFRGLKGKKLYPVVSAVWGHCEIRMRYLNGLDPEPLPLMDLCRRSVRLALGKDRLNEIHALPLPESLKSYLLYQ from the exons ATGGGGCAGAAAGTCACCGGCGGGATAAAGACTGTGGATATGAGGGACCCGGCCTACAGGCCCCTGAAACACGAGCTCCAggggctggattactgcaagcCAGCCCGATTGGACCTCCTCCTAGACATGCCCGCCGTCTCCTATGAGATTCAGCTGCTGCACTCATGGAACAACGATGACCGCTCACTCAACGTCTTTGTGAAGGAGGACGACAAGCTCATATTTCACCGGCATCCGGTGGCCCAGAGCACGGATGCCATTCGGGGCAAGGTGGGCTACACGCGGGGTCTCCACGTCTGGCAGATCACCTGGGCGATGAGGCAGCGCGGCACGCACGCGGTGGTCGGCGTGGCCACGGCGGATGCCCCCCTGCACTCGGTGGGGTACACGACGCTCATCGGGAACAACCACGAGTCGTGGGGGTGGGACCTCGGGCGGAACCGGCTGTACCACGACGGGAAGAACCAGCCCAGCAAGACGTACCCGGCCTTCTTGGAGGCCGACGAGACTTTCATCGTGCCAGACTCGTTTTTGGTGGTGCTGGACATGGACGATGGGACCTTGAGTTTCATCGTGGACGGACAGTACATGGGGGTTGCTTTCCGGGGACTCAAAGGGAAAAAACTGTATCCGGTCGTGAGCGCCGTGTGGGGCCACTGTGAAATTAGGATGCGCTACTTGAATGGGCTTGACC ctgaacCTCTGCCTCTGATGGACCTTTGCCGGCGCTCCGTCCGCCTTGCCCTGGGCAAGGACCGCTTGAACGAGATCCACGCACTGCCACTGCCAGAATCCCTGAAGAGCTACCTTCTCTATCAATGA